A stretch of Amycolatopsis balhimycina FH 1894 DNA encodes these proteins:
- the sucB gene encoding 2-oxoglutarate dehydrogenase, E2 component, dihydrolipoamide succinyltransferase, producing MAYSVTLPELGESVTEGTVTRWLKQEGDTVEVDEPLLEISTDKVDTEVPSPVAGTVVKISAQEDETVEVGGELAVIDDGSGGVPESESDTAPAQEEQKSEPEPEPEPEPQAQAAEESAPSKPDTAPAAGGEGTEVKLPELGESVTEGTVTRWLKQVGDSVEVDEPLLEISTDKVDTEVPSPVAGTVLEIRAGEDETVEVGGVLAVIGDANAAPKAESKPEPEPEPKPEPKPEPVQEAKPKPEPKPEPQAAPAAKAAEAAPAAEAKDGSADGPYVTPLVRKLASEHGIDLASLTGSGVGGRIRKQDVLAAAEEKQKAAAAPAPAAAAPAAAAAPSAPAARPAPAVSPELAALRGTVQKASRIRQITATKTRESLQIAAQLTQVQEVDVTKIAKLRQRAKAGFKEREGVNLTFLPFFAKATVEALKQHPNVNASYNEDTKEITYHGAVHLGIAVDTERGLLSVVIHDAGELSLAGLAHRIADLAGRARAGQIKPDELSGGTFSITNIGSVGALFDTPIIVQPQSGILGTGAVVKRPVVVADADGNDTIAVRSMAYLPLTYDHRLVDGADAGRFLTTIKQRLEEGNFESELGL from the coding sequence ATGGCCTACTCCGTCACATTGCCGGAGCTCGGGGAGAGCGTCACCGAAGGCACCGTCACCCGGTGGCTTAAGCAGGAGGGCGACACCGTCGAGGTCGACGAGCCGTTGCTCGAGATCTCGACCGACAAGGTCGACACCGAGGTCCCCTCCCCGGTGGCGGGCACGGTCGTGAAGATCAGCGCCCAGGAGGACGAGACCGTCGAGGTCGGCGGCGAGCTCGCCGTCATCGACGACGGGTCCGGCGGCGTCCCCGAGTCCGAATCCGACACAGCCCCCGCGCAGGAAGAGCAGAAGTCCGAACCCGAACCGGAGCCGGAACCCGAGCCGCAGGCTCAGGCCGCCGAGGAGAGCGCGCCGAGCAAGCCGGACACCGCGCCGGCCGCGGGCGGCGAAGGCACCGAGGTGAAGCTGCCCGAACTGGGCGAGAGCGTCACCGAGGGCACCGTCACGCGCTGGCTGAAGCAGGTCGGCGACTCGGTCGAGGTCGACGAGCCGCTGCTCGAGATCTCCACCGACAAGGTCGACACCGAGGTGCCGTCGCCGGTGGCGGGCACGGTCCTGGAGATCCGCGCGGGCGAGGACGAGACCGTCGAGGTCGGCGGCGTCCTGGCCGTGATCGGTGACGCGAACGCGGCGCCGAAGGCGGAGTCCAAGCCCGAGCCGGAGCCGGAACCCAAGCCGGAGCCGAAGCCCGAGCCGGTCCAGGAGGCCAAGCCCAAGCCGGAACCGAAGCCCGAGCCGCAGGCCGCGCCCGCGGCGAAGGCGGCCGAGGCGGCTCCGGCCGCCGAGGCGAAGGACGGTTCGGCGGACGGCCCGTACGTCACGCCGCTGGTCCGCAAGCTGGCGTCGGAGCACGGCATCGACCTCGCGTCGCTGACCGGCAGCGGCGTCGGCGGCCGGATCCGCAAGCAGGACGTCCTGGCCGCGGCCGAGGAGAAGCAGAAGGCCGCCGCCGCACCGGCGCCGGCTGCTGCCGCTCCGGCCGCGGCTGCCGCCCCGTCGGCGCCCGCCGCGCGTCCCGCGCCCGCGGTGTCGCCGGAGCTCGCCGCGCTGCGCGGCACCGTGCAGAAGGCCAGCCGGATCCGTCAGATCACGGCCACCAAGACCCGCGAGTCGCTGCAGATCGCCGCGCAGCTCACGCAGGTCCAGGAGGTCGACGTCACGAAGATCGCCAAGCTGCGCCAGCGGGCGAAGGCGGGCTTCAAGGAGCGCGAGGGCGTCAACCTGACGTTCCTGCCGTTCTTCGCGAAGGCCACGGTCGAGGCGCTCAAGCAGCACCCGAACGTCAACGCGTCCTACAACGAGGACACGAAGGAGATCACCTACCACGGCGCCGTGCACCTGGGCATCGCGGTGGACACCGAGCGCGGCCTGCTCTCGGTCGTGATCCACGACGCGGGCGAGCTGAGCCTGGCCGGTCTCGCGCACCGGATCGCCGACCTGGCGGGCCGCGCGCGGGCGGGCCAGATCAAGCCGGACGAGCTGTCCGGTGGCACCTTCTCGATCACGAACATCGGCAGCGTCGGCGCGCTGTTCGACACGCCGATCATCGTGCAGCCGCAGTCGGGCATCCTCGGCACGGGCGCGGTCGTCAAGCGCCCGGTCGTGGTCGCGGACGCCGACGGCAACGACACGATCGCCGTCCGGTCGATGGCGTACCTGCCGCTGACCTACGACCACCGCCTGGTGGACGGGGCCGACGCGGGCCGCTTCCTGACGACGATCAAGCAGCGTCTGGAAGAGGGCAACTTCGAGAGCGAGCTCGGCCTCTGA
- the lpdA gene encoding dihydrolipoyl dehydrogenase, translated as MTDTSADLVILGGGSGGYAAAFRAAELGLSVTLIEKDKLGGTCLHRGCIPTKALLHAAEVADETREAEAVGVKAVFEGIDIAGVNKYKDGIVARLYKGLQGLAKAHKVNLVEGSGTFVGGTTVEVDGTRHTGKNVILATGSYSRTLPGLELGGRIIASEQALALDYVPKKVVVLGGGVIGVEFASVWASFGVDVTIVEALPRLVPNEDEFASKQLERAFRRRKIAFKTGVRFTGAKQDDNGVSVSLESGETIEADLLLVAVGRGPNSAGHGYEEAGVKIERGFVLTDERLRTNLPNVYAVGDIVPGLQLAHRGFQQGIFVAEEIAGQNPRVIDESGIPRVTYSHPEVASVGLTESQAKDKYGSDVTTFTYDLGGNGKSQILKTSGGVKLVKAPDGPVVGVHMVGDRVGELIGEAQLIYSWEAFPEDVAPLIHAHPTQTEALGEAFLALAGKPLHVHS; from the coding sequence GTGACCGACACCTCCGCCGACCTCGTGATCCTGGGAGGCGGATCGGGCGGCTACGCCGCGGCGTTCCGCGCGGCCGAGCTGGGCCTTTCCGTCACGCTGATCGAGAAGGACAAGCTGGGCGGGACCTGCCTCCACCGGGGCTGCATCCCGACCAAGGCCCTGCTCCACGCCGCCGAGGTCGCCGACGAGACCCGGGAAGCCGAAGCGGTCGGCGTCAAGGCCGTCTTCGAGGGCATCGACATCGCCGGGGTCAACAAGTACAAGGACGGGATCGTCGCCCGCCTGTACAAGGGCCTGCAGGGCCTGGCCAAGGCGCACAAGGTGAACCTCGTCGAGGGCAGCGGCACGTTCGTCGGCGGCACGACCGTCGAGGTGGACGGCACCCGCCACACCGGCAAGAACGTCATCCTCGCCACCGGCTCGTACTCGCGCACGCTGCCCGGCCTGGAGCTCGGCGGCCGCATCATCGCCAGCGAGCAGGCACTGGCCCTCGACTACGTCCCCAAGAAGGTCGTGGTGCTCGGCGGCGGTGTCATCGGTGTCGAGTTCGCCAGCGTCTGGGCCTCCTTCGGCGTGGACGTCACGATCGTCGAGGCCCTGCCGCGGCTGGTCCCGAACGAGGACGAGTTCGCGTCCAAGCAGCTCGAGCGCGCTTTCCGCCGCCGCAAGATCGCCTTCAAGACCGGCGTGCGGTTCACCGGCGCGAAGCAGGACGACAACGGCGTGAGCGTTTCGCTGGAGTCGGGCGAGACCATCGAGGCCGACCTGCTGCTGGTCGCCGTCGGCCGCGGGCCGAACTCGGCCGGCCACGGCTACGAGGAGGCGGGCGTCAAGATCGAGCGCGGCTTCGTCCTCACCGACGAGCGGCTGCGCACCAACCTGCCGAACGTGTACGCCGTCGGCGACATCGTCCCCGGCCTGCAGCTCGCGCACCGCGGCTTCCAGCAGGGCATCTTCGTCGCCGAGGAGATCGCCGGGCAGAACCCGCGCGTGATCGACGAGAGCGGCATCCCGCGGGTCACCTACTCCCACCCGGAGGTCGCGTCGGTCGGGCTGACCGAATCGCAGGCGAAGGACAAGTACGGCTCCGACGTCACGACGTTCACCTACGACCTCGGCGGCAACGGAAAGAGCCAGATCCTCAAGACCTCCGGCGGGGTCAAGCTGGTCAAGGCCCCGGACGGCCCGGTCGTGGGCGTCCACATGGTCGGCGACCGCGTCGGCGAGCTGATCGGCGAAGCGCAGCTGATCTACAGCTGGGAAGCTTTCCCCGAAGACGTCGCGCCGCTCATCCACGCCCACCCCACCCAGACCGAGGCCCTCGGTGAAGCGTTCCTCGCCCTCGCGGGGAAGCCGCTGCACGTGCACAGCTGA
- a CDS encoding TIGR01777 family oxidoreductase has product MRVLIAGASGLIGSALGERLRRDGHEVRRLVRREAREGGEFRWDPPSGTIASGAFEGVDAVVNLGGKPLFPGRWSAMRKQQLTDSRVEPTEVLAEAVAEHSVGVLVNASGVTYYGDAGSSIVDESAPRGRGFLPELCEAWEAATAAAGDARVVKLRSGLVLSARGGLYATLRPLFRLALGGRLGNGRQYMPWIALEDEVGAIVHVLTHNDVSGPVNLTGPAAVTNAEFTRAVGRAVHRPAPWWVPGIALKAVLGQAAEEMALFSVRAVPAALERSGYQFRHRTLDSALAAA; this is encoded by the coding sequence ATGCGAGTACTGATCGCCGGGGCGAGCGGCTTGATCGGGTCGGCGCTGGGCGAACGCCTGCGTCGCGACGGCCACGAGGTCCGCCGGCTGGTGCGGCGTGAAGCGCGCGAAGGCGGCGAGTTCCGGTGGGATCCGCCGTCGGGCACCATCGCGAGCGGCGCGTTCGAGGGCGTGGACGCCGTCGTCAACCTGGGCGGCAAGCCGCTGTTCCCCGGCCGGTGGAGCGCGATGCGCAAGCAGCAGCTCACCGACAGCCGGGTCGAGCCGACCGAGGTGCTCGCCGAAGCCGTCGCCGAGCACAGCGTCGGGGTGCTCGTCAACGCGTCCGGGGTGACCTACTACGGCGACGCCGGATCATCCATTGTGGACGAGTCGGCGCCGCGGGGCCGGGGTTTCCTCCCCGAGTTGTGCGAAGCCTGGGAAGCCGCGACGGCGGCAGCCGGAGACGCGCGTGTCGTGAAGCTTCGGAGCGGGCTGGTGCTTTCGGCGCGGGGCGGGTTGTACGCCACCCTGCGTCCGCTCTTCCGGCTGGCCCTCGGCGGGCGGCTCGGCAACGGCCGCCAGTACATGCCGTGGATCGCCCTCGAGGACGAGGTCGGCGCGATCGTCCACGTCCTGACGCACAACGATGTCTCCGGCCCGGTGAACCTGACCGGCCCGGCCGCGGTGACGAACGCCGAGTTCACCCGCGCCGTCGGCCGGGCGGTACACCGGCCCGCGCCGTGGTGGGTGCCCGGGATCGCGCTGAAGGCTGTGCTCGGCCAGGCTGCCGAGGAGATGGCGCTGTTCAGCGTGCGGGCCGTGCCGGCGGCACTGGAACGGTCCGGCTACCAGTTCCGGCACCGGACCCTGGACAGCGCGCTCGCCGCGGCATGA
- a CDS encoding GNAT family N-acetyltransferase → MTILTAEKITPENVAAACQLAVEPHQKDFVAPVAVSLAEAYTQPEIAWPRLILADGQPAAFVMGGFDPDAELDFFRCGVWRLNVGAGVQGRGYGRFAVETVLEEARRRGQKAATVLWLPAEGGPEDFYLKLGFRPTGQTFNGEVVGRIEL, encoded by the coding sequence GTGACCATCCTCACCGCGGAGAAGATCACCCCGGAAAACGTCGCCGCCGCGTGCCAGCTGGCCGTCGAACCGCACCAGAAGGACTTCGTCGCGCCCGTCGCCGTCTCGCTCGCCGAGGCCTACACACAGCCGGAAATCGCCTGGCCACGCCTGATCCTCGCCGACGGCCAGCCGGCGGCGTTCGTGATGGGCGGCTTCGACCCGGACGCCGAGCTCGACTTCTTCCGCTGCGGGGTCTGGCGCCTGAACGTCGGCGCGGGCGTCCAGGGCCGCGGCTACGGCCGGTTCGCCGTCGAAACCGTCCTCGAAGAAGCCCGAAGACGCGGCCAGAAGGCGGCGACGGTGCTGTGGCTCCCGGCCGAGGGCGGGCCCGAGGACTTCTACCTCAAGCTGGGCTTCCGCCCCACCGGCCAGACGTTCAACGGCGAGGTCGTCGGCCGGATCGAGCTTTAG